In Nostoc sp. UHCC 0926, a single genomic region encodes these proteins:
- a CDS encoding ABC transporter substrate-binding protein, with amino-acid sequence MRTTHWLAKCFVISLPLLGLLAVVVWLNGCFFFNYPKVTHFKSVSSLSQVRVVQHLMGKTIVPAHPQRVVMLSGGSLENALALGIKPIAAPKLFVSQLQRLVGPLSGIEDVDWLSPSIEKVLFLKPDLILGMHFHQDIYPLLSHIAPTVLAPPGASGAWKESFAFTASVLGKTKTAQQVMDNYYARLKQFKAKMGDRLNTTLVSVAELRTDALWLWAKASFSGVILKDAGVARPYSQALDSQATLSLGGGPAAYALSEELLNELDGDILFLVSEDVLGTRDLHPMLEQLKAEPLWSKLKVVQQEKVHEVGFYWVQYGPLAANRMIDDLEQYLVKQQ; translated from the coding sequence ATGAGAACAACTCATTGGTTAGCCAAGTGTTTTGTCATATCCCTGCCCCTTTTAGGGTTGCTTGCTGTGGTAGTGTGGCTAAACGGTTGTTTCTTTTTTAATTACCCAAAAGTTACCCATTTCAAGAGTGTTTCTTCTTTAAGTCAGGTTCGAGTAGTTCAGCACTTAATGGGTAAGACAATAGTTCCTGCTCATCCTCAGCGAGTTGTTATGCTTAGTGGTGGTTCTTTAGAAAATGCTTTGGCGTTGGGGATCAAACCTATAGCTGCCCCAAAGTTATTTGTCTCACAATTGCAGCGGTTAGTAGGCCCGCTATCAGGTATTGAAGATGTAGATTGGCTGTCTCCTAGTATAGAAAAAGTCTTGTTTCTCAAACCAGACCTAATTCTTGGTATGCATTTTCATCAAGATATTTATCCACTGTTATCACACATTGCACCCACTGTTTTGGCTCCTCCTGGAGCCAGTGGAGCTTGGAAAGAATCTTTTGCTTTCACAGCCAGTGTTCTGGGTAAAACTAAAACAGCCCAGCAGGTAATGGATAATTATTATGCACGTTTAAAACAGTTTAAAGCAAAAATGGGCGATCGCCTGAATACAACTTTAGTCTCGGTTGCCGAATTGCGTACTGATGCACTTTGGCTGTGGGCAAAGGCAAGTTTTTCAGGAGTTATTCTTAAAGATGCGGGTGTTGCACGTCCTTACTCTCAAGCTTTGGATAGTCAAGCAACCCTAAGTCTAGGGGGTGGCCCTGCTGCCTATGCTTTATCAGAGGAACTTTTGAATGAGTTAGATGGGGATATTTTATTTCTAGTATCAGAAGACGTACTGGGCACAAGGGATTTACACCCAATGCTTGAGCAACTGAAAGCAGAACCGTTGTGGTCAAAGTTGAAAGTTGTCCAACAGGAAAAAGTTCATGAGGTGGGGTTTTATTGGGTTCAGTATGGTCCCCTTGCAGCCAATCGCATGATAGACGATTTGGAGCAATATTTAGTTAAACAGCAATAG
- a CDS encoding TonB-dependent receptor domain-containing protein: MIGFYGYTDARVTKDNDIPVGNRVEGVPAHVASLWTTYTFGTGSLKGFGGGIGFNYVGDNKPDNLNIYTIPSYFLTDAALYYRNNNFSIGLNLNNIFNVRYYEASFDYLQRIIPGRPYTAELSVKWEL; the protein is encoded by the coding sequence GTGATTGGCTTTTACGGTTATACAGATGCACGCGTTACCAAAGACAATGATATTCCAGTCGGGAATCGAGTAGAAGGAGTACCAGCTCATGTCGCTAGTTTGTGGACAACTTACACCTTTGGTACTGGCTCTCTCAAAGGTTTCGGAGGTGGAATTGGCTTTAACTACGTTGGAGATAATAAGCCAGATAATTTGAATATATATACGATCCCAAGCTACTTTCTCACCGATGCAGCTCTGTACTATCGGAATAACAACTTTAGCATTGGACTCAACTTGAATAACATATTTAATGTTCGATATTATGAAGCAAGCTTTGACTATCTGCAAAGAATTATTCCTGGTCGTCCGTATACAGCAGAGTTGTCAGTGAAGTGGGAACTTTAA
- a CDS encoding TonB-dependent siderophore receptor, with the protein MFIKLQYTAVCWLISVISLTLANPAYSQQALVKKTLVRSDEVFKEIQRLNQLELPKTNASYLWRVPREQNKLLELSQAATDVVLVTDVKVNSTDKGIELILVTANSLKLQILPKTEGNSYIADIPNAKLQLRSGDFRQEKPVAGIAEVTVANVDANTLRVTVTGEAFAPAVELFDSTKEGLVFGVTPSTSTAQQPTTTPEQKPSQPSASGNKPIELVVTGEQDGYRVPDASTATKTDTPLRDIPASIQIVPRQVLQDQKAVRLQDALQNVSGVTQAGNYGGTGAARYIIRGFEQDGNFRNGFRDADFFTLSEIANLEQVDVLKGPASVLFGEAEPGGIINLVTKQPLSEPYYAADFTAGSYGFYRPTFDISGPLNADKTLLYRLNVAYQNSGSFRDFVDTERIFIAPSLTWKIDTNTTLNLDFEYLNNNTQFDRGIVAIGNRPAPIPISRFLGVPGENDSKTTAYRAGYRLEHQFSKNWQLRNALSITINKVNDFRAEPGDLIDDRFLDRNFTNGKFETDNYSLQTEVIGKFATGSIIHQPLLGIELNRSEGPLIFSRGILSPIDIFSPVNNSVIPTNPLTTFVNRQIRTDRLGIYLQDQITLLDNLKLLVGGRFDFTEQKNDNLLASTSISQSDQAFSPRVGLVYQPIPPISLYASYSSSFVPNIGTSVNGSTFDPAQGTQYEVGVKADLSNRLSATLAAYQITKTNVLTTDPNNLDFSIQVGEQRSRGVELDVAGEILTGWKIIASYAYTDAQITKDNDYAVGNLLESVAKNTVSLWTTYEIQRGSLQGLGFGLGLYYVGDRQGDLDNSFVLPSYFRTDAALYYKRNNWKAAINIKNLFDERYYESSQGRDTIYPGAPLTVLGTISWEF; encoded by the coding sequence ATGTTCATTAAACTACAATATACTGCTGTTTGCTGGTTAATATCTGTTATTTCTCTTACTTTAGCCAATCCAGCATATTCTCAACAAGCGTTAGTCAAAAAAACTTTAGTGCGTTCAGATGAAGTCTTCAAAGAAATTCAAAGATTGAATCAGCTAGAACTTCCTAAAACTAATGCTTCATATTTATGGAGAGTACCCAGAGAGCAGAACAAACTTCTTGAACTTAGTCAAGCAGCTACAGATGTGGTATTAGTTACGGATGTGAAGGTTAACTCTACTGATAAAGGAATAGAGTTAATTTTAGTCACAGCTAATTCTCTTAAGTTACAAATTTTACCAAAGACTGAGGGTAATTCCTACATTGCAGATATCCCTAATGCCAAGTTGCAACTAAGAAGTGGGGATTTTAGACAAGAAAAGCCAGTAGCCGGAATTGCAGAAGTAACAGTTGCAAATGTAGATGCGAACACCTTGCGGGTAACGGTGACTGGGGAAGCTTTTGCGCCTGCGGTGGAGTTGTTTGATAGTACAAAAGAAGGTTTAGTTTTTGGAGTGACTCCTAGTACTTCTACTGCTCAACAACCAACAACAACGCCAGAACAAAAACCATCTCAACCATCAGCTAGTGGTAATAAACCGATTGAGTTAGTGGTGACGGGCGAGCAGGATGGATACCGTGTACCAGATGCCTCTACTGCCACCAAAACCGATACACCCCTGCGTGACATTCCTGCCTCAATTCAAATAGTGCCCCGACAGGTGTTACAAGACCAAAAAGCAGTGCGGCTACAGGATGCACTGCAAAACGTCAGCGGCGTGACACAAGCAGGCAACTACGGGGGTACAGGAGCTGCTCGCTATATCATTCGTGGTTTTGAGCAGGATGGAAATTTTAGAAATGGATTCCGCGATGCCGATTTCTTCACATTATCAGAAATAGCAAACTTGGAACAGGTAGATGTACTCAAGGGACCAGCCTCAGTGCTTTTCGGTGAAGCTGAACCGGGTGGGATTATTAACCTTGTTACGAAGCAGCCGCTGAGTGAACCTTATTACGCTGCTGACTTCACCGCAGGAAGCTACGGTTTTTATCGTCCCACATTCGATATCTCTGGTCCACTGAATGCAGACAAAACTCTGTTATATCGCTTGAATGTTGCTTACCAAAACTCCGGGAGTTTTCGTGACTTTGTTGACACCGAACGTATCTTCATCGCACCATCTCTAACCTGGAAAATCGACACCAACACAACATTAAACCTTGATTTTGAGTATTTAAACAATAATACCCAATTTGATCGAGGCATCGTCGCTATTGGTAACAGACCTGCCCCAATTCCGATTAGTCGCTTCTTAGGGGTTCCAGGAGAAAATGATTCAAAAACCACAGCTTACAGAGCTGGCTACAGATTAGAACATCAGTTTAGTAAAAATTGGCAGCTTCGCAATGCCCTTTCCATTACTATAAACAAGGTAAATGATTTCCGTGCAGAGCCAGGGGACTTGATCGACGATCGGTTTTTGGATAGGAATTTTACAAATGGTAAATTTGAAACTGACAACTACAGTCTCCAAACAGAGGTCATAGGAAAGTTTGCAACCGGGTCAATTATCCACCAACCGCTTTTGGGAATAGAGCTAAACCGAAGCGAAGGTCCGCTGATTTTTAGCAGAGGTATTTTGTCACCTATCGATATTTTTAGTCCGGTGAATAACAGCGTTATCCCTACCAATCCTTTAACAACTTTTGTTAATAGACAAATTCGCACTGATAGATTAGGAATTTACCTGCAAGATCAGATTACCCTACTGGATAATTTGAAGCTGCTAGTCGGAGGGCGTTTCGATTTTACTGAGCAGAAAAATGACAATTTACTTGCCTCAACTAGCATCAGTCAATCTGACCAAGCCTTTAGCCCTCGGGTTGGTCTTGTCTACCAGCCGATACCGCCAATTTCTCTCTACGCTAGCTACAGCAGTTCTTTCGTTCCTAACATTGGTACTTCAGTCAATGGTTCTACATTTGATCCTGCCCAAGGTACACAATACGAGGTGGGTGTTAAAGCCGATTTGAGTAACCGACTGTCTGCAACCCTGGCTGCTTACCAGATTACAAAAACTAACGTCCTGACCACCGATCCCAACAATCTTGATTTTTCCATTCAAGTCGGAGAGCAACGTAGTCGAGGCGTTGAACTTGATGTTGCAGGCGAAATTCTGACTGGTTGGAAAATTATTGCCTCTTACGCTTATACCGATGCCCAAATCACCAAAGACAATGACTATGCAGTTGGGAATTTGTTGGAAAGCGTTGCTAAGAATACTGTTAGTCTGTGGACAACCTATGAAATCCAACGTGGGAGTTTACAAGGTTTGGGATTTGGATTGGGACTGTATTATGTGGGCGATAGACAGGGCGATTTAGATAACAGTTTTGTGTTGCCCAGCTACTTCCGCACGGATGCAGCACTTTATTACAAACGCAATAACTGGAAGGCTGCAATCAATATCAAGAATCTTTTTGATGAGAGATATTACGAAAGTAGCCAGGGAAGAGATACTATCTATCCCGGTGCGCCGTTAACGGTCTTGGGCACAATTTCGTGGGAGTTTTAG